The Chaetodon trifascialis isolate fChaTrf1 chromosome 17, fChaTrf1.hap1, whole genome shotgun sequence genome has a segment encoding these proteins:
- the pex1 gene encoding peroxisomal ATPase PEX1 isoform X1: MFTNQGIHPVTVVFNNTKNCFLHLPSKLTSHLSLNENQALELSWGHGSPVFLSWTLGRNPSSPDSHKVELCRQLGEKLGLKDGEQAFLRPCHQASSVHQVFVEPLSCDDWEILELHSAALEQQLLDQIRVVFQDAVFPVWVDSHTVIYIQIGSLSPSVPYGRLEQFTELVVSPKSHAGIGNLSGSSVRTSEKQHLHRRQNEDHSATSGPSSEGTFPIPQSHQWGGVADLKSLLRYMIKGTYDPVKELPPVPDVPALLTDSIYRVCSAPPGLLCTISNVATGVIHLFPLSHVSNAGLTGGQSSVTYGLLSKVPSPKEARDRAKQAMEKKKNTGVSKALAVAADGQEELKEEEAVVVRVVCHGTEKLAGKERSHSKGEIHSGRVWIPEPSAIGLNIIPHSTVRIKPVKSAIKVASSIYLQPLKPLPEEDDEAIRTAFLGWLHTQSHEPLACLTARSGNIILHGTDAKLEFALTVLKPEAENEPADQLFLLAPSVIQKEDIEVDREPVTMTPVKSIAETPKPELPSLSILGGIDELSRTGFEFISHSLLGSPLSRELGRTGRGLQGGALLITGTKGNGKSSVSRALCGKAQEDLDAHVEVVDCKKLQGKRAETVRQMLQDIFEQAEWRQPSVVLLDDLDHVTGAPTSPEHEHGPEALLQLHIAQSLKDVVEEVVVHSSLVCLIITSQSEHSLHPSLTEVQGSHFIQGFVHIQPPNQAQRAEILRRLILRRSSLSEETLQTLDLAAVAKETEGYTPQDLALLLERAVHASTVLRGHSDQGVCLSWRDFVQALKGFTPPSLWGVDLHAPSGVGLERVGGLKEVRQQLMDTILLPAKYPILFSNLPIRHRSGILLYGAPGTGKTLLARAVAKDSGMNFISIKGPELLSKYIGASEQGVRDVFQRAHAAKPCILFFDEFDSLAPRRGHDSTGVTDRVVNQLLTQLDGVEGLQGVYVLAATSRPDLIDPALLRPGRLDKSLYCPPPDLEARVEILKALSAGLTLAADVDLEQLAAATEQFTGADLKALLYNAQLEAVHNSLGSNTPHQELTSGSESDMSLSSMIFPNNSSGSDDSMGDGDPCVGMDHSMVLLEPPDLQAEDEHRSNVWRLYFGSSYESELGNSALSGLNSQCASGPNSMTHDFARASVRDHGGSLPPAYMPSLQSGYEELGPEQLERLQQDVNNIKNNYRRANEDCVRVHSASSQPGLLLHSAHVNSALAVTRPSLSTADWNRYTKLYEAFGGAGDGKSLHSVTFKPGQRVTLA; encoded by the exons ATGTTCACTAATCAGGGCATTCACCCCGTGACTGTTGTTtttaacaacacaaaaaactgttttcttcaCCTCCCCTCAAAGCTGACATCGCATCTCTCCTTAAATGAG aaCCAGGCTCTAGAGTTGTCTTGGGGACATGGATCTCCAGTTTTCCTCAGCTGGACTCTCGGCAGAAACCCCTCCAGCCCGGACAGCCATAAAGTGGAGCTGTGTCGACAACTGGGAGAAAAGCTGGGTCTGAAAGATGGAGAACAG GCTTTTCTTAGACCATGTCACCAGGCCTCATCAGTGCATCAAGTGTTTGTGGAGCCTCTATCATGTGATGACTGGGAAATCCTG GAGCTCCACAGCGCTgcactggagcagcagctgctcgaTCAGATCAGAGTGGTTTTCCAAGATGCCGTGTTTCCTGTGTGGGTGGACAGCCACACAGTCATCTACATCCAAATAG GATCACTTTCGCCATCTGTGCCCTACGGTCGCCTGGAGCAGTTCACAGAACTAGTCGTCTCTCCTAAGAGCCACGCTGGAATTGGCAATCTTAGCGGTTCTTCGGTGAGAACCAGCGAGAAGCAGCATCTTCACAGACGGCAGAATGAGGATCATTCTGCCACCTCAGGACCGTCATCAGAGGGCACGTTCCCCATTCCTCAAAGCCACCAGTGGGGTGGCGTAGCTGACCTGAAGAGCCTGCTGCGCTATATGATAAAGGGTACTTACGACCCAGTTAAAGAGCTACCACCTGTACCTGATGTCCCTGCCCTCCTCACTGACTCTATCTACAGAGTGTGCAGTGCACCTCCAGGCTTGCTTTGCACTATAAGCAATGTTGCAACTGGTGTTATTCACCTATTTCCTCTGAGCCATGTGTCGAATGCTGGGCTAACTGGAGGTCAGTCTTCAGTGACTTATGGCCTGCTCTCCAAAGTCCCATCCCCTAAAGAAGCGCGGGACAGAGCCAAGCAGGCcatggagaaaaagaagaatacAGGAGTTAGTAAAGCTTTAGCTGTGGCTGCGGATGGACAAGAGGAGCTGAAAGAAGAGGAAGCCGTGGTGGTCAGGGTGGTTTGCCATGGTACTGAGAAGCTGGCAGGCAAGGAAAGAAGTCACAGCAAGGGAGAGATCCATAGTGGACGAGTATGG aTCCCTGAGCCCTCGGCCATCGGTTTGAATATCATCCCACATTCAACCGTTAGAATTAAGCCAGTCAAATCAGCTATCAAAGTAGCCTCCTCTATTTACCTACAGCCCTTAAAACCACTG cctgaggaggatgatgaggcgATCCGGACAGCTTTCCTCGGGTGGCTGCACACTCAGAGTCATGAACCTTTAGCCTGTTTGACTGCACGATCTGGCAACATCATCCTACATGGAACTGACG CAAAGTTGGAGTTTGCTTTAACTGTGCTGAAACCGGAAGCAGAGAACGAACCTGCAGACCAGCTGTTTTTACTCGCACCCTCTGTTATCCAGAAGGAAGACATAGAG GTAGACAGAGAGCCAGTGACCATGACACCTGTGAAGTCTATAGCTGAAACACCCAAACCAGAGCTGCCCTCCCTCAGCATTCTTGG TGGGATTGATGAGCTCAGTAGGACTGGATTTGAATTCATCTCCCACAGCCTTCTGGGTAGTCCCCTCTCACGAGAGCTTGGTAGGACTGGTCGGGGTCTCCAGGGAGGAGCTCTACTCATCACTGGTACCAAG GGGAATGGAAAGAGTTCTGTGTCCCGAGCTCTCTGTGGAAAAGCTCAAGAAGATCTGGATGCACATGTGGAGGTGGTGGACTGCAAGAAACTACAAG gcAAAAGGGCAGAAACAGTGAGACAGATGCTGCAGGATATCTTTGAACAGGCGGAGTGGAGGCAGCCTTCAGTTGTCCTACTTGATGATTTGGACCATGTGACCGGGGCACCAACCTCACCAGAACATGAGCATGGCCCTGAggcgctgctgcagctgcacatcgCACAGA gtctgaaggatgtggtggaggaggtggtggttcACTCCAGCCTGGTGTGTCTGATCATCACCAGCCAGAGCGAGCattccctccacccctcccttaCCGAGGTGCAGGGCTCCCACTTCATCCAGGGCTTTGTGCACATCCAGCCACCGAACCAG GCTCAGAGAGCAGAAATCCTGCGCCGCCTGATCCTCAGGAGATCCAGCCTGTCTGAGGAGACATTACAGACTCTAGACTTGGCAGCTGTTGCCAAGGAAACCGAGGGATACACACCCCAAGACCTAGCACTGCTGTTGGAGCGGGCAGTCCACGCCAGCACTGTACTAAGAGGACACAGTGACCAGG gtgtgtgtctgtcatggAGGGACTTTGTGCAGGCCCTCAAGGGATTCACGCCTCCCTCTCTGTGGGGTGTAGACCTCCACGCTCCAAGTGGAGTTGGGCTGGAGAGGGTGGGGGGGCTGAAGGAGGTGCGACAGCAGCTAATGGACACCATACTGCTCCCTGCTAAG TATCCCATCCTGTTCTCCAACCTTCCTATCCGCCATCGCTCAGGAATATTGCTGTATGGAGCCCCTGGGACAGGGAAGACCCTTCTGGCTCGAGCTGTGGCCAAAGACAGTGGTATGAACTTCATCAGCATTAAG GGACCTGAACTTCTCAGTAAGTACATTGGAGCTAGTGAGCAGGGAGTGCGTGATGTCTTCCAGAG GGCGCACGCTGCCAAGCCCTGCATCCTGTTCTTCGATGAGTTTGACTCTCTGGCCCCCAGGAGGGGCCACGACAGCACAGGTGTGACCGACCGTGTGGTCAACCAGCTTCTCACCCAGCTGGACGGGGTGGAGGGACTGCAGG GTGTATATGTGCTTGCAGCCACCAGCCGTCCAGATCTGATTGACCCGGCCCTGCTGAGACCTGGACGACTGGACAAGTCCCTCTACTGCCCCCCTCCTGACCTG GAGGCTCGTGTAGAGATCCTGAAGGCTCTGAGCGCCGGCCTCACCCTGGCTGCTGACGTGGACCTGGAGCAGCTGGCAGCAGCCACCGAGCAGTTCACCGGGGCAGACCTGAAGGCCCTGCTCTACAACGCCCAGCTGGAGGCCGTCCACAACAGCCTGGGCTCCAACACACCTCAT CAGGAGCTGACCTCTGGCTCGGAAAGCGACATGAGCCTGTCCTCCATGATCTTCCCAAACAACAGCAGTGGCTCAGATGATTCAATGGGGGATGGGGACCCATGTGTGGGGATGGACCACTCCATGGTTCTCCTGGAGCCCCCTGACCTTCAAGCAGAAGACGAACATCGTTCGAACGTCTGGAGGCTTTATTTCGGCAGCTCCTACGAGTCAGAGTTGGGGAATTCGGCGTTATCAGGACTG AACTCGCAGTGCGCCTCTGGACCCAACTCCATGACCCATGACTTCGCAAGGGCGTCTGTCCGTGACCACGGCGGCTCACTCCCACCTGCCTACATGCCCTCCCTCCAGAGCGGGTACGAAGAGCTCGGCCCGGAGCAGCTGGAGCGTCTACAACAAGACGTCAATAACATCAAGAACAACTACAGGAGAGCCAAC gaGGACTGTGTCCGGGTGCATTCAGCCTCCAGCCAGCCGGGCCTGCTGCTGCATTCGGCTCATGTGAACTCCGCCCTGGCTGTGACCAGACCGTCTCTCAGCACAGCCGACTGGAACAGATACACAAAACT GTATGAAGCATTCGGCGGTGCAGGAGACGGAAAATCTCTTCACTCGGTCACTTTTAAACCTGGACAACGTGTGACTTTAGCTTGA
- the pex1 gene encoding peroxisomal ATPase PEX1 isoform X2, whose product MFTNQGIHPVTVVFNNTKNCFLHLPSKLTSHLSLNENQALELSWGHGSPVFLSWTLGRNPSSPDSHKVELCRQLGEKLGLKDGEQAFLRPCHQASSVHQVFVEPLSCDDWEILELHSAALEQQLLDQIRVVFQDAVFPVWVDSHTVIYIQIGSLSPSVPYGRLEQFTELVVSPKSHAGIGNLSGSSVRTSEKQHLHRRQNEDHSATSGPSSEGTFPIPQSHQWGGVADLKSLLRYMIKGTYDPVKELPPVPDVPALLTDSIYRVCSAPPGLLCTISNVATGVIHLFPLSHVSNAGLTGGQSSVTYGLLSKVPSPKEARDRAKQAMEKKKNTGVSKALAVAADGQEELKEEEAVVVRVVCHGTEKLAGKERSHSKGEIHSGRVWIPEPSAIGLNIIPHSTVRIKPVKSAIKVASSIYLQPLKPLPEEDDEAIRTAFLGWLHTQSHEPLACLTARSGNIILHGTDAKLEFALTVLKPEAENEPADQLFLLAPSVIQKEDIEVDREPVTMTPVKSIAETPKPELPSLSILGGIDELSRTGFEFISHSLLGSPLSRELGRTGRGLQGGALLITGTKGNGKSSVSRALCGKAQEDLDAHVEVVDCKKLQGKRAETVRQMLQDIFEQAEWRQPSVVLLDDLDHVTGAPTSPEHEHGPEALLQLHIAQSLKDVVEEVVVHSSLVCLIITSQSEHSLHPSLTEVQGSHFIQGFVHIQPPNQAQRAEILRRLILRRSSLSEETLQTLDLAAVAKETEGYTPQDLALLLERAVHASTVLRGHSDQGVCLSWRDFVQALKGFTPPSLWGVDLHAPSGVGLERVGGLKEVRQQLMDTILLPAKYPILFSNLPIRHRSGILLYGAPGTGKTLLARAVAKDSGMNFISIKGPELLSKYIGASEQGVRDVFQRAHAAKPCILFFDEFDSLAPRRGHDSTGVTDRVVNQLLTQLDGVEGLQGVYVLAATSRPDLIDPALLRPGRLDKSLYCPPPDLEARVEILKALSAGLTLAADVDLEQLAAATEQFTGADLKALLYNAQLEAVHNSLGSNTPHELTSGSESDMSLSSMIFPNNSSGSDDSMGDGDPCVGMDHSMVLLEPPDLQAEDEHRSNVWRLYFGSSYESELGNSALSGLNSQCASGPNSMTHDFARASVRDHGGSLPPAYMPSLQSGYEELGPEQLERLQQDVNNIKNNYRRANEDCVRVHSASSQPGLLLHSAHVNSALAVTRPSLSTADWNRYTKLYEAFGGAGDGKSLHSVTFKPGQRVTLA is encoded by the exons ATGTTCACTAATCAGGGCATTCACCCCGTGACTGTTGTTtttaacaacacaaaaaactgttttcttcaCCTCCCCTCAAAGCTGACATCGCATCTCTCCTTAAATGAG aaCCAGGCTCTAGAGTTGTCTTGGGGACATGGATCTCCAGTTTTCCTCAGCTGGACTCTCGGCAGAAACCCCTCCAGCCCGGACAGCCATAAAGTGGAGCTGTGTCGACAACTGGGAGAAAAGCTGGGTCTGAAAGATGGAGAACAG GCTTTTCTTAGACCATGTCACCAGGCCTCATCAGTGCATCAAGTGTTTGTGGAGCCTCTATCATGTGATGACTGGGAAATCCTG GAGCTCCACAGCGCTgcactggagcagcagctgctcgaTCAGATCAGAGTGGTTTTCCAAGATGCCGTGTTTCCTGTGTGGGTGGACAGCCACACAGTCATCTACATCCAAATAG GATCACTTTCGCCATCTGTGCCCTACGGTCGCCTGGAGCAGTTCACAGAACTAGTCGTCTCTCCTAAGAGCCACGCTGGAATTGGCAATCTTAGCGGTTCTTCGGTGAGAACCAGCGAGAAGCAGCATCTTCACAGACGGCAGAATGAGGATCATTCTGCCACCTCAGGACCGTCATCAGAGGGCACGTTCCCCATTCCTCAAAGCCACCAGTGGGGTGGCGTAGCTGACCTGAAGAGCCTGCTGCGCTATATGATAAAGGGTACTTACGACCCAGTTAAAGAGCTACCACCTGTACCTGATGTCCCTGCCCTCCTCACTGACTCTATCTACAGAGTGTGCAGTGCACCTCCAGGCTTGCTTTGCACTATAAGCAATGTTGCAACTGGTGTTATTCACCTATTTCCTCTGAGCCATGTGTCGAATGCTGGGCTAACTGGAGGTCAGTCTTCAGTGACTTATGGCCTGCTCTCCAAAGTCCCATCCCCTAAAGAAGCGCGGGACAGAGCCAAGCAGGCcatggagaaaaagaagaatacAGGAGTTAGTAAAGCTTTAGCTGTGGCTGCGGATGGACAAGAGGAGCTGAAAGAAGAGGAAGCCGTGGTGGTCAGGGTGGTTTGCCATGGTACTGAGAAGCTGGCAGGCAAGGAAAGAAGTCACAGCAAGGGAGAGATCCATAGTGGACGAGTATGG aTCCCTGAGCCCTCGGCCATCGGTTTGAATATCATCCCACATTCAACCGTTAGAATTAAGCCAGTCAAATCAGCTATCAAAGTAGCCTCCTCTATTTACCTACAGCCCTTAAAACCACTG cctgaggaggatgatgaggcgATCCGGACAGCTTTCCTCGGGTGGCTGCACACTCAGAGTCATGAACCTTTAGCCTGTTTGACTGCACGATCTGGCAACATCATCCTACATGGAACTGACG CAAAGTTGGAGTTTGCTTTAACTGTGCTGAAACCGGAAGCAGAGAACGAACCTGCAGACCAGCTGTTTTTACTCGCACCCTCTGTTATCCAGAAGGAAGACATAGAG GTAGACAGAGAGCCAGTGACCATGACACCTGTGAAGTCTATAGCTGAAACACCCAAACCAGAGCTGCCCTCCCTCAGCATTCTTGG TGGGATTGATGAGCTCAGTAGGACTGGATTTGAATTCATCTCCCACAGCCTTCTGGGTAGTCCCCTCTCACGAGAGCTTGGTAGGACTGGTCGGGGTCTCCAGGGAGGAGCTCTACTCATCACTGGTACCAAG GGGAATGGAAAGAGTTCTGTGTCCCGAGCTCTCTGTGGAAAAGCTCAAGAAGATCTGGATGCACATGTGGAGGTGGTGGACTGCAAGAAACTACAAG gcAAAAGGGCAGAAACAGTGAGACAGATGCTGCAGGATATCTTTGAACAGGCGGAGTGGAGGCAGCCTTCAGTTGTCCTACTTGATGATTTGGACCATGTGACCGGGGCACCAACCTCACCAGAACATGAGCATGGCCCTGAggcgctgctgcagctgcacatcgCACAGA gtctgaaggatgtggtggaggaggtggtggttcACTCCAGCCTGGTGTGTCTGATCATCACCAGCCAGAGCGAGCattccctccacccctcccttaCCGAGGTGCAGGGCTCCCACTTCATCCAGGGCTTTGTGCACATCCAGCCACCGAACCAG GCTCAGAGAGCAGAAATCCTGCGCCGCCTGATCCTCAGGAGATCCAGCCTGTCTGAGGAGACATTACAGACTCTAGACTTGGCAGCTGTTGCCAAGGAAACCGAGGGATACACACCCCAAGACCTAGCACTGCTGTTGGAGCGGGCAGTCCACGCCAGCACTGTACTAAGAGGACACAGTGACCAGG gtgtgtgtctgtcatggAGGGACTTTGTGCAGGCCCTCAAGGGATTCACGCCTCCCTCTCTGTGGGGTGTAGACCTCCACGCTCCAAGTGGAGTTGGGCTGGAGAGGGTGGGGGGGCTGAAGGAGGTGCGACAGCAGCTAATGGACACCATACTGCTCCCTGCTAAG TATCCCATCCTGTTCTCCAACCTTCCTATCCGCCATCGCTCAGGAATATTGCTGTATGGAGCCCCTGGGACAGGGAAGACCCTTCTGGCTCGAGCTGTGGCCAAAGACAGTGGTATGAACTTCATCAGCATTAAG GGACCTGAACTTCTCAGTAAGTACATTGGAGCTAGTGAGCAGGGAGTGCGTGATGTCTTCCAGAG GGCGCACGCTGCCAAGCCCTGCATCCTGTTCTTCGATGAGTTTGACTCTCTGGCCCCCAGGAGGGGCCACGACAGCACAGGTGTGACCGACCGTGTGGTCAACCAGCTTCTCACCCAGCTGGACGGGGTGGAGGGACTGCAGG GTGTATATGTGCTTGCAGCCACCAGCCGTCCAGATCTGATTGACCCGGCCCTGCTGAGACCTGGACGACTGGACAAGTCCCTCTACTGCCCCCCTCCTGACCTG GAGGCTCGTGTAGAGATCCTGAAGGCTCTGAGCGCCGGCCTCACCCTGGCTGCTGACGTGGACCTGGAGCAGCTGGCAGCAGCCACCGAGCAGTTCACCGGGGCAGACCTGAAGGCCCTGCTCTACAACGCCCAGCTGGAGGCCGTCCACAACAGCCTGGGCTCCAACACACCTCAT GAGCTGACCTCTGGCTCGGAAAGCGACATGAGCCTGTCCTCCATGATCTTCCCAAACAACAGCAGTGGCTCAGATGATTCAATGGGGGATGGGGACCCATGTGTGGGGATGGACCACTCCATGGTTCTCCTGGAGCCCCCTGACCTTCAAGCAGAAGACGAACATCGTTCGAACGTCTGGAGGCTTTATTTCGGCAGCTCCTACGAGTCAGAGTTGGGGAATTCGGCGTTATCAGGACTG AACTCGCAGTGCGCCTCTGGACCCAACTCCATGACCCATGACTTCGCAAGGGCGTCTGTCCGTGACCACGGCGGCTCACTCCCACCTGCCTACATGCCCTCCCTCCAGAGCGGGTACGAAGAGCTCGGCCCGGAGCAGCTGGAGCGTCTACAACAAGACGTCAATAACATCAAGAACAACTACAGGAGAGCCAAC gaGGACTGTGTCCGGGTGCATTCAGCCTCCAGCCAGCCGGGCCTGCTGCTGCATTCGGCTCATGTGAACTCCGCCCTGGCTGTGACCAGACCGTCTCTCAGCACAGCCGACTGGAACAGATACACAAAACT GTATGAAGCATTCGGCGGTGCAGGAGACGGAAAATCTCTTCACTCGGTCACTTTTAAACCTGGACAACGTGTGACTTTAGCTTGA